Proteins encoded in a region of the Thermoanaerobaculia bacterium genome:
- a CDS encoding DUF1778 domain-containing protein: MAKTLSVRIDEATYRLIAAAAAADNRSISNFIETAAKEKAIDEIFVPREEMESILADRGLVRKLRRGAKEAVARRGRFV, translated from the coding sequence ATGGCGAAGACCCTGAGCGTGCGAATCGACGAAGCGACTTATCGGCTGATCGCCGCCGCCGCCGCGGCGGACAACCGCTCCATTTCTAACTTCATCGAGACGGCAGCGAAAGAGAAGGCGATCGACGAGATCTTCGTCCCTCGCGAAGAGATGGAGTCGATACTCGCGGACCGAGGGCTCGTTCGAAAGCTTCGGCGCGGAGCGAAGGAGGCGGTGGCCCGACGGGGCCGATTTGTCTGA
- a CDS encoding type II toxin-antitoxin system RelE/ParE family toxin → MSEYRLFETSGFRRDLEKLGPAANARIRETLTHRVYPILRASPRRAPGVARLREWDPPTWRIRIGSWRVFFQIDDEALVVTLTAADHRKDAYR, encoded by the coding sequence TTGTCTGAGTATCGCCTTTTCGAAACCTCCGGGTTCCGGCGAGATCTCGAGAAACTGGGACCCGCCGCGAATGCCCGGATCCGCGAGACGTTGACCCACCGCGTGTACCCGATACTCCGCGCCTCTCCCCGGCGCGCGCCCGGGGTTGCCCGCCTGCGGGAATGGGATCCGCCGACGTGGCGGATCCGGATCGGCTCCTGGCGCGTCTTCTTTCAGATCGACGACGAAGCGCTGGTCGTGACCCTGACCGCCGCCGACCACCGAAAAGACGCCTACCGGTAA
- a CDS encoding prolyl oligopeptidase family serine peptidase: PQSEDTLVYARPDRPDWFFSGSVTDDGRWLIVTSGEGTSSKTRVYYRDLSALADHRDLSATADHRDLSATADHRDLSAAADHRDLSALADHRDLSAGADHRDLANPGSDFVKLFDRYDAKYQFIDDVGTTFYFLTDKDAPRGRIVSVDVAAGGVEPELSDIVPQGDSAIEGVSLVGDRFVVDYLKDASSRVKLFSRDGKLEKEIALPTLGTVGGFSGKRTDRETFYSFVSFAYPVRIYRYDFDSGQSSLFREPKVPFRPEDFDVKEVFYPSKDGTKIPMFLVGKKGTLSPSGDRPTLLYGYGGFDLAQTPSYAARVMTWIEMGGLYALACIRGGSEYGEEWHRAGMLGKKQNVFDDFAWAGQWLIGEKYTNPRHLAIHGRSNGGLLIGATVNQHPELFGAAIAQAGVMDMLRYQKFTIGWAWASDYGSSDKPDEFKWLYAYSPVHNVKKGTKYPAVLVLTADHDDRVVPGHSFKYAAAMQAAQAGPAPILIRIETRAGHGGGGDLGSETSVTKQIEESTDILAFLWKNAGPKAGTAKKK; the protein is encoded by the coding sequence TCCCCAATCCGAAGACACGCTGGTCTATGCCCGCCCCGACAGGCCCGACTGGTTCTTCTCCGGCAGCGTCACCGACGACGGCCGCTGGCTGATCGTGACGAGCGGCGAGGGAACGAGTTCGAAGACCCGGGTTTATTATCGGGATTTGTCGGCCCTTGCCGACCATCGTGATTTGTCGGCCACTGCCGACCATCGTGATTTGTCGGCCACTGCCGACCATCGTGATTTGTCGGCCGCTGCCGACCATCGGGATCTGTCGGCCCTTGCCGACCATCGGGATCTGTCGGCGGGTGCCGACCATCGCGACCTCGCGAATCCGGGCAGCGATTTCGTGAAGCTCTTCGACCGCTACGACGCGAAGTATCAGTTCATCGACGACGTCGGGACGACGTTCTACTTCCTGACCGACAAGGACGCCCCGCGCGGGCGCATCGTTTCGGTCGACGTGGCCGCCGGCGGCGTGGAGCCGGAGCTCTCCGACATCGTCCCACAGGGGGATTCGGCGATCGAGGGCGTCTCTCTCGTCGGCGACCGTTTCGTTGTGGATTACCTGAAGGACGCGTCGAGCCGCGTGAAGCTCTTCTCGAGAGACGGCAAGCTCGAGAAGGAGATCGCGCTGCCGACCCTCGGAACGGTGGGCGGGTTCTCCGGCAAGCGCACCGACCGGGAGACGTTCTATTCGTTCGTCTCCTTCGCGTACCCCGTGAGGATCTACCGCTACGACTTCGACTCGGGGCAAAGCTCCCTCTTCCGGGAGCCGAAGGTTCCCTTCCGGCCGGAGGACTTCGACGTGAAGGAGGTCTTCTATCCCTCCAAGGACGGCACGAAGATCCCGATGTTCCTCGTCGGCAAGAAAGGGACGCTCTCTCCCTCCGGCGACCGGCCCACGCTCCTCTACGGCTACGGCGGGTTCGACCTCGCGCAGACGCCGTCTTACGCGGCCCGGGTGATGACGTGGATCGAGATGGGGGGCCTTTACGCGCTCGCCTGCATCCGCGGCGGTTCGGAATACGGCGAGGAGTGGCACCGGGCGGGCATGCTCGGCAAGAAGCAGAACGTCTTCGACGACTTCGCGTGGGCGGGCCAGTGGCTGATCGGCGAGAAATACACGAACCCGAGGCATCTGGCGATCCACGGCCGCAGCAACGGCGGGCTGCTGATCGGCGCGACGGTCAACCAGCATCCCGAGCTCTTCGGCGCCGCCATCGCGCAGGCCGGCGTCATGGACATGCTCCGCTACCAGAAGTTCACGATCGGCTGGGCGTGGGCGTCCGACTACGGGTCGTCGGACAAACCGGACGAGTTCAAGTGGCTCTACGCCTACTCTCCCGTCCACAACGTGAAGAAAGGGACGAAGTACCCGGCGGTCCTGGTGCTCACGGCCGACCACGACGACCGCGTCGTTCCCGGGCACTCGTTCAAGTACGCGGCCGCGATGCAGGCGGCGCAGGCGGGGCCGGCGCCGATCCTGATCCGGATCGAGACGCGCGCGGGCCATGGCGGCGGCGGCGACCTCGGGAGCGAGACGTCGGTGACGAAGCAGATCGAGGAGTCGACCGACATCCTGGCGTTCCTCTGGAAGAATGCGGGACCGAAAGCGGGAACGGCGAAGAAGAAATGA